The following coding sequences are from one Hydrogenothermus marinus window:
- the rpsL gene encoding 30S ribosomal protein S12 encodes MPTINQLVRKGREKVTKKSKAPALEGNPQKRGVCVRVYTTTPKKPNSALRKVARVRLSNGYEVTCYIPGEGHNLQEHSIVLVRGGRVKDLPGVRYKIIRGALDAAGVKDRRQSRSKYGTKKPKEAKK; translated from the coding sequence GTGCCAACAATAAACCAGTTAGTTAGGAAAGGAAGAGAAAAGGTAACTAAAAAATCTAAAGCACCTGCATTAGAAGGAAATCCTCAAAAAAGAGGAGTTTGTGTAAGAGTATATACTACTACCCCTAAGAAGCCAAACTCTGCATTAAGGAAAGTTGCAAGGGTAAGACTTTCAAATGGTTATGAAGTTACATGTTATATTCCAGGTGAAGGACATAACCTTCAAGAGCACTCAATAGTTTTAGTTAGAGGTGGAAGGGTTAAGGACTTGCCTGGGGTTAGATATAAAATTATTCGTGGTGCCCTTGATGCTGCAGGTGTTAAAGATAGAAGACAATCTCGTTCTAAATATGGAACAAAAAAACCAAAAGAAGCTAAGAAATAA
- the rpsG gene encoding 30S ribosomal protein S7, producing MPRKGPVKPREIMPDPVYNDVLVHKLINKVMLDGKKSKAEKIVYTAMQILAEKTGEPPLEALHKAIENLKPVMEVRPRRVGGSTYQVPMEVPPRRQESLALRWLVEAARSRSGKGNYTMIEKLANELFDAYNERGGAFKKKEDTHRMAEANKAFAHYRW from the coding sequence ATGCCAAGAAAAGGTCCTGTAAAACCAAGAGAAATAATGCCAGATCCAGTTTATAACGATGTTTTAGTGCATAAATTAATAAATAAAGTAATGCTTGATGGAAAAAAATCTAAAGCAGAAAAAATAGTATATACTGCAATGCAAATTTTAGCAGAAAAAACAGGAGAACCACCTTTAGAAGCTTTACATAAAGCTATAGAAAATTTAAAACCTGTAATGGAAGTAAGACCAAGAAGAGTTGGTGGTTCAACATATCAAGTTCCAATGGAAGTACCACCAAGAAGACAAGAGTCATTAGCATTAAGATGGCTTGTAGAAGCAGCAAGAAGTAGAAGTGGAAAAGGCAACTATACAATGATTGAAAAGTTAGCTAATGAACTTTTTGATGCTTACAATGAAAGAGGTGGCGCATTTAAGAAGAAAGAAGATACTCATAGAATGGCTGAAGCAAATAAAGCTTTTGCACATTACAGATGGTAA